taattgattttcttgagctatagccaagattggtattgatcttctttattaaacaacagctaaacacgtttcggcgttatcgtcttcgtcagagcctggaaaaaatacCTCATTAGCTGGACTTGGTaacaacagaccaccacgcatcacaactatgagtcacaaaggttttatatagggacctcacggctagccccgtagatcaaaatccgCATAGGccttgatatggggatagctcgtttgtgatagcaatgctcTAATCcttcttgtttatttgtggACTTTTGGCtgtgatccaaaatgcctctagaGTTCTGCATgctatgatctcggactcgtaggataatgaACTAACTTccacctctacttcggagtttgaaTGACacattctacggtgtgctcctaCTGATGtgaagattttagattttgtgaGTGCATCTAAATGCTCCTTGATCCTAATATACAGTGGACGTCCCGTTTCTCCCATGTAATCGttaccgcacaacctgcacgtgacacaatacactactcctgataccatACAATCATCCTCTCTGCCAcacgggcaaaccacgcagatgggagttgtgcagagtcgatcatacgcaTACTTAAGTACCAGCTGACTCTTGAGGTTcactggaggtatttccacaaccctcacgtcattctctaGACCCGTAGACAGCTCcgtaccgctctgctcatataATCAGACATATAATGTagacagaaagggatctttcctgggccatccactacgttgaATCCAGATTTACAGATCATGTCTTAGCTGTTGTctaataaagaagatcaataccaatcttggctacagttcaagaaaatcaataaaaaaaatccacataaGATTTGTCAACGCAGGATCTTTGGCCTTGGAACATCAGAATATTGCCATCAAGGATGGTAATCAAGGACAAATAAATTTCCTGCATCTGTTAATCTAAAGTGATGAAGTGGTTATCAAAGTGATGCTTTAGTTTTAAAGGAGTACATTATAAACAATACTTATTGTTTATTGGTACACAATACTCATCTTTGTGCTGGTAAGTTAACGTGCACCTTCGTGATATTTGACCAGTTCATTTGTTTGAAGGTACTCGTAAGCGTCGACGGTGCTGCTCCACAGGATAAACAAGTAGGTTCGTCATTCACATTCAACCACCTATAAGcacctggaaaaaaagaaccacatTTAAATTATAGCTtcgtgaaaacagaaaatgttggAGACCCGAAAAATCGCTTTCTGTATCTAACAGTATGGTTCTGTTCTCCTTTGCATTCATGCATTGTTCCAGATAAGTGCGCATGCTTGCTCTATTGCAAAGCTTaagacgctttttttttgagctcctTTCCTATGAAATATGTTAGGTGCgcacaaaaaaattataaaaacgCAGTAATGTAGgaacaaatgtaaaaaattagATTATGTTAGACTTTTGAGTTTTAGGTTTGACTCTACAATTAACTAATTACCTTAATTTGGTTTAATTTTGACCTCCGTGGACCAAGGGATAAGTGAGAAGACCTGTGACCCTACGAAATTCTTCTTGACAGGTTTCTCTAGGCCTCTCTAGAATAATTGTTTGCTTCGACGACGAAAGAGAATGATCTGAAAAATTACAGCGTAAGATCTAGCGAAAGGCATAATCGGATCGAAAACCGCCTCTAACATCTGAGAAATAGACATTAgtggaatttttccatttaacaGAGCAGTTAGTAATTCCTGTAATTCAGTCAGGACTGTGTGTTCAAATCCACCGACTAAGAATGATAAAGTACGTGTGACGTTCCAAGATCTACATAACAACATAAGAAAGGATCTTGCGACTGGAAAGGTAGAGGATTACGGTGGACGTTTACCGGGATCTACAAACTTGTTTATGATGGTATGTTTAGAGTTCATGTACTCGTTTCCCTCGtgtaataatatttatagAAGCAGTATAGGGGCGTGAGAAATGTTCGTTTGTTAGTTTGTCAACTTTCCTAAAACTTGGCCTGGATTGTGAAATTCCTAACAGTTGGAGTAGGAGGGAAGGTCACCGCTACGTCTGCGCATTTAATGGTCCAATACCGTCTAACCAAACACCTCGCATCTACGTTATGGATCGACTGTACGATCTATCTTTGGGAATACACCGATTAGATCCAGCAAGCCGCATACATGCTCATAATCTCTATGcctgaatttgaaattgtatcCGTGGCGCGTCTTCAAAGTGATAGACGTCATGTTCTCTAATAATCTATCATTATCACAGACAGCGATGCTTGATATTGCAGTCATACAACTGCGAATTGGAAGGACTGGCTTTAGCGCTTACCCGCGCATGCATACCCCCAGGCGAGATGTCAAAAGTCATAGCGGGGAAATCTATAAACTACGAGATGTGAGCTGTTTaatatttcttcagttttaaTTGGATGAAATAACAGTGATATCTAGAATACGTAAGCACTCTGGCACACCTTCTGATGACGATGCTGTAGAGGACATAAAACAATTGATGGAGAAATGGAAGGACTCGCGTTACAATGTTAATTTCAACAAAAGCACCGTTATCTATGGGGACGAAAATGCTGCACCATTTGCAAGAGTAGGCTTTATTCAATATTTAGAAAGAATTTATGACTAGAGTTCAATTTCTTAAACTATATTCCACAACCTATGTAGAAAATTATGACCTATCCTTTAAATTCTTTCCAGGGAGATTTTCCTTGACTTAAAATACAAACTACAGTCTTTTTACTATGTGCTGCTCCATTACACTAAAAGAAGTGCAGAGCTAATCTAGTAcatgactttaaaaaaaatctaaggttttttttttaaaacggaaggaaaattaaaagaagaaagattagGAAAACTAAGGCCAACTacattcttgttttttaaagAGCCTTGTGTAGCATCTAGAGATATTGAATATCACATAAAACTTATAAAAATCTTTAAAGTTTCTTCTCCAATACATAACTTTGCTCTGCACTGTTCTCACTGTTACTGAAAAATTTTTGGCGAAGGCGAGAGTCGTTAGTATGAATAACTTATATAATCTGAACGTTATTTAGATTGTTTACAAGAGATCGATCTCGTTGGGATGTGCAGTAACTTATTGTCCGCCGAAAAGAACTGCATACACTTGCGCATACAGTGagaggtaaaaaaataataaaaactactggataaataataaataatagctcACATGAAAATGTTCGTTTTTTAAACTTCTATTGTTTCTATTCTATGTTTCCCATTGATTTTTATTGAGAATCAAACTTTCGTCTTTATCTTGAAAATGATGATAAATTTCCGTGTGCCAACACATGATTTGTGAATATAATTTTGAAGTAATAAatgctgttctttttttttcttgatatttcCTACTATTTAGTCCAGTTATTGGAGAACCACTCTATTCGCCATCAAAAAAATCGACCGGTTGCACGAGTAACTCTCAGTGTAGAAAGGCAATACCTGGTTCAAGTACGTTCTGCAATACTCATCTAAACCTCTGCACTACGTCTCTGTTAGCATTAAACGGTGAGTTAAGTATTGCCGTACTTACTGTGGTTTTCCAGAGGAATGAGTTATTTCTTCATCGTTCCAATAAAaccatttctttatttttctttttagcttTTGAGCAACCCCTTAAAATGCAATACTTAGGAGTAGATTAATACCTGAATCAAAGATAAGACAATCGACAGATAGCTAACTGCTTTCAGATAGCACTTCAACAGTGGCAACAACTGAACCCCAAACCACCGTAGAATCTACTGCTGCAAAAACTTCGTCTGCGGCTTCGCAATCTACTGCCACAGCTGAGAATTCTCAGTCCACTGCTGCAGCTACGACTTCTCAAACCACTACTGCAGCTACGACTTCTCAAACCACTGCTGCAGCTACGACTTCTCAAACCACTGCTGCAGCTACGACTTCTCAAACCACTGCTGCAGCTACGACTTCTCAAACCACTGCTGCAGCTACGACTTCTCAAACCACTGCTGCAGCTTCTGTGACTACACCGGCAGATTCCAGTGGCGTGATGACCGATGCGATACGACAGTTGGTAGTCGATAAGCATAACACAGATAGGTAAATATTCGCTATCTTCCTCAgctgtagaaaaataaaaagaacgcTGCCAAAAACTCAAAGCACAATTAAATAAAGTCGGAAATGCGATTTATTTCTGCgattggaaaatttcaattgtCTACGAGATGATGAGGACCAAAGATATGGTATTTTGTGCACATAGTTGACTTCAGCACACACATGGCTGGTTGCCGTAAACGAAAAACGACATTTAAAACAAATTCCAGAATGACCTCAACTTTTAAAATGAACTCAGATAATCTTTCTATTTAacggaatttttcttcagatgaACTCCTTTATATTTAAACACTAAACACACGTGAATTTGATGTTTGTAGATCGTTGCTTGCTCAGGGGGCCATCAGAAATGGAAAACCAGGAAAGCCGAACCTTGGACCAGCCACGAATATGTTAAGGATGGTGAGCGATAAGTGGTATAATCGTAGACAGGAATCAGAGGATTCGCCTCACTGCTGGACATATTCTATGCACGTCTATAAAACactcaaaaattcattttagcGCGTTTGCGTTGCTCTTGTACATCAATAATAAACTTAAGGTGAGGATGAACAGTTAAAATTAAAGGCGTAGTAGGAATTTGAACTGAACGTTGTCTTTGTGCTATCCCCTAAAATTCTATTCGTGTACAAGTCTCTTTATGTCCATCGCATCCCAGCGATATGTGGTGTCGATCTACGCGTGCCCACGGTGAACTGCCAGTTTCTCACCTCATAAATATCATGAGCAAATTGAGGGCGAATATTATGAAAGAGAGACTCAAATACAAAATAAGCTCTATCATATGTGAAACATTTAGCACTCGAAAGTTAATTCTTACAATTTGTcctacatacacacatattcTAGTCTTCTCAAACCGACGTTACAGAGGTACGATATAGCGCTTGAGGCAAAAGCACAAGCATACGCTAACACTTGTGCTCTCACCAAATCTGCTGTATCTACTCGCCCGGACTCCGGTGAAAACACTAATGTTATTCAATCAACGACAATTGCAATATCCGACGCATTGACACGAGTGAGTCCGCACCGTTTTTTGTCgtcttttgtaaaaaaaaaaagaattagttCTTTGTAATAAATTTAGTCCATGCAAACATGGTGGAACCAAATTTCCATCAACGGATTGAACGCCAAATTACTGTACACATCGACTCTGGATACAAGGTCCAACGCTCCCCTTGAATTTACTCAGGTGGGCCGTGTGTTTTGTGGAGAAATAGTTTGGTATTGTTTATTACACTCTATCAATTTACAACATGAATCGTCAATGATTcggtaacaaaataaaaaggatcACATATGTACGAAGCTGTTGTAATTTATGTGTGAATTTAACCGTGAATTTCCCGAAAAGTATCAGGTCAGACCAACATACCACAACGGTTCTAGcggctttttttctcgatttctgAAAGGCTTGAAAGAATCTCTAGAATCTTTTAAACCTgaggtttaaaaaattctagagATTTATTGAGGACTCGAGTAAAAGAGGTACCTAAAGTCTTTCTATCGATGAAGATTGACTAGCCAGCTTTCTGCGCTTGTTACCAGTACGTGTGACAAGCTCGTCATCTAATTACCATAACAAATTCAATATTATCCTTCGTAATTACAGAACTGTTAGTATCGCACCAAATGTTTGAAGGAGGATTGGTAGAATATTAGGATGAtgttgagagaaaaaacaaaaaagagacagTTTAGTAGAAGAGTGACAGAGAGGTCGCTGCTAAGACGAGTTTTGAGAACAGCGAAACTTTTATTACAATACAATCCTTGAGTCGACacgtctttgaaaaatttcttctttcttttgaggaGCCAGCTAATTTTGATAAGAGTGCGCAAGGAATGGACGTTACTCCAAGAAAGCTTTGCAAGTAACGAGCATTTGTAACTCCCCATATATCTATTTCTTAAAGGTAGCTTTCAGTAGTAAATAGAGCCAAATTGTGAGCTGTTTGTGATAGCATTTGTGCGATGTAATAGAAGGCAGTAAATAGAACTTCTTAACAGAGACAGAAATTTTCCACTATTATAGATGGCATGGGCTACTACTTACAAGGTTGGATGTGGAGTTAgccgttgttcttcttctACGTTCGTCGTGTGCCGCTACAACCCACGGtaacaaatttttaaacttaggagtggataaaaaaagagatggatATTAGAAGACATGGTAATGATAACAAGTATTGAAGCCGAATAATTTCAGTGGAAACATTATCGGGGAGCACATCTACATGGTTGGCTCCAATTGCTTAACATGCTTGAACTCATGCAGGGATGCACTTTGTGCAACACCATCTCAGTAGAGGTGCACGACTGAAAACTTAATCTTGGCTATTAGTTTTCGATCACGTTTCTCATGAACAAGTAAAGCATTGCAAAAGAATTCTCAAACGGCTGTCCTAGAGCAACTTTTATTCGCAACCTTACAATAAGTGGAGAATGAAATTGTCGGATTCAAACTTTTCTCATCTAACAACATGATGATGAAGCCGAGATGGTTGTAAATTGCGAAACATTGAATGTTCACAGCTaaagtaattttgaaaaaaatgatggataTAACAAGCGATTCATGTATTGGAGGATACTGGGTATGtcatttttccagttttttggAAACCTAATGTTGCCTGGGAAAAGCAGTAACGCAGATGTCTTACacccatgattttttttccaatacgTGTGGTTTTCCAAGCGATTTCTGTTACTGCTATTACCGCAGCCGAGCGGTAAGCGTCAAGTGATTTTATGTGATAGACCATCTATGTTCGTAAAAGACTATCAAACTTGGATTAAAACACATTTATGGTGGTTTCGAAGCCTATCTTTTGCCTAAATTCCGCAAATAATTTTGATTGTCAATGTTGAGAAGAGGATATGCGGCTCGGCTAGAAGCAAACCTTCTTGCTACCTCTGATCAAGTGCTAAAATGTAGGTAATTCGCGAATACTCACAATGGGAATTTCGTTTTCGAAATTTGTAGCCGCATTTGGGTGTATCACTGTCAAAGTGAGAGGTATCCTATGTTCCATCATAGGAGAGTTAGGACGTTTTTGACTTTATTGCATGACTCCGTAAGTTGATGACTAGGAAAGCAGCAACGCAGAGCAACAAGTGCTAACGTTCCTAGGTGAAGCATAGAAGGGATATGTGCACCAACCGGGAGCGTTTGCTTCTCGTCATTTTCCAAAGTCGGGTAGTAACTCAGACGGTTAGTACGTTTGCGCTCCATGCCAGTTCTTGTGACGTGCATACCACGTTTGAAGGGGTCTGAGATACAGGTTCAATACAAGCTGTTTATGTCTACAGCAGTCATTTGTAACCGGCACCTTTGGTGCAAGGAACTCGTGAACACCAGCGTTGGAAACCTCTGGTAATGACTCGATTGTGCACACAGGAAGTTATCAGATCAGGAGAGATTGGAGGGAGACATTCCTACTTGATGTCTTCACCAGTATAAGCAAGGGGAGGTTGAGAACTATATGATGAGACCCTTAAGATTCTTGTCGACAATGTATGAcgcctccacaacggtttaccgcctcatagtgggttggaggtgacactgggcgtcgaactgcgatgcacagcggaggttcgccCTCCGGCGGGATCTTCCAAGCTAAGAAGGGGTTCGAcgcatccgacattccgacttctcggaatcggaagcctagctaagagtaaaccactgctaagattcaccaccgtcttggcaaaatgtcgcaatgtggttccctgatccatataggttgggcgacgacctgtggtgaaagctaagctcgccgtggcatggctgcttagtttggggaaaagtctctttgccactccagcatattcactgcctcagtaccctgcacactgggccctgccgtctcagacgtcggacggtatggcgttgagaggcgatcaaatctcaggttgctcaggacgtcattgattctggaccaaggcaacacacgcacgactcgccatggagactgtctcagactgtgtacttacaacgcgagaacagtttccacagacgctgacctgcatgtcCTTCTcgaagctgcagagcgtatcaaatttcacgtgaattTCCTTGCTCTGCAGGAGGCCAAGtacagaaggagcgacgtacgacagatgaatgatggtacactcgtcattcgtggagagaaggttccgtcgcgaaatgtaggcggcgttggttttgttgtgcacccatctgtcgtccatctcgttgattctcacgagatcctgtcacctcgtctggccattcttcgcctccgccctctgcgccaaaaatccatcagtatcatcaactgctactcaccaacatcagcagctgatgattccgaattggacgcgttttacgaggagctggaggaagtagtccgcaacgagaagtccttttacaaattcgttgtcggagacttcaacgcaaaactagaaaaggccacagaagaggaatacaggattggaagatttggactaggggaccggaatgaaaacggcaatcgtctcgccgccGCTTgcccgccgctcgcctctttcatgggaactctcttttcatgaagaaagatcattgtcggtggacatgggaaacgcccaatggcgcgactcgtgagatcgaccacatactcagcAACCacaggtggtgtctacttgacttCTCAGTAATACCAaacttttgtagtggttctgatcaccttTTCCTTCGTTCAGAAAtgcgacttagccacacgatggaaaagaacatctgctgtcggcaacgaaggagaaaagaagtcgtctacgacgattgcgtacttcaggactccctgtcccaaggtgactggcacatcgaggaggacccaagcatggactacgagatgctgctcagaggattacgagcctgtgctgaacgtgcctcgaagtcgcgcacgacaaacttggatcgaatttcgaagaccaacaaggaattgttaggaagaagaagggctttgaggcttgatccgaatgcatcgcacattgagcggttagtagcaaacactagctgcagaaaaacgttgcaggaggatcttttgaagtacaggcagaagaagattctagaagcagcacaaagaagaacgagtctaaagaagtgccgcagggatctccgcgaatataatattccgctagcaatcTTGCAGAgtgaagacgggactcgcacgtcttctcgtcgtgagatggaaatcattacggagaggttctactcgaaccttttccgttcatcaactcctgtgtcaagcccaatcatccccactggcgaagctccaccacggattctcccttcggaagtacgagttgctatcaagagcatgaaacctggcacagccctctgattttatatcagcagactttcttcgggctggtggccatccgctttatgtaatcttagcagcgcacatgacatcctatcttcagaaagaaaggttcccagaccagtggaagacctcgcaaaccgttcttatccataagaaaggtgaccgagaggaccttcggaactaccgcccgatatgcttgctgagcgtgttatacaaagtattcaccaagatcatcctcacacgcatatctaggacgctggatgaagcccagcctcaagaacaagctggattccgccaagggttcagctgcttggaccacatccagaccgtgtcgagggtcatagaggtttgccgggaatactgcctgccccttgttctaaccttcgtcgactatgagaaagcctttgacagcgtagaaacgaatgcaatactgtcagcgctggtcgatcaaggtgtggacgcgtcgtatgtgaggacattagtcaattgctacgaacgatgcacgactaggatacagcttttccaccgccctctcaccatacccatagGAGAAGGGgcacgacaaggcgatactatatcgccgaagctgttcacggctgcattgcaatggataatgaaatcactatcctgggaagaaaggggcatacgtgttgatggaagatttctttcgaaccttcgtttggCGGAcgaatctttcttttttcgggcagtaccaatgaagcagaaatgatGCTCAACGAACTGAACggagcagggaagagaataggactacgaacaaacagaaagaagacacagttcatgaagaacgcccactgcgaggacggaggagtacaacttgaaggctcccaactcgtggaaactccgtcatacgtatacctcggacgttctatgaacatggaaaacgacttgaaggaagaactgaatagaagaatgagagcagcatgggaaGCATTCGCAGCGttagggaagctacggaccaactgacggaccaagatcttcgtgcccatctgttcgactcgacagtccttccatcgctctgttacgcagcggagacgtgggcaaacaccgcggccacgtcgaggaagctacttactacccacagagtccttgagagatgtctcctgaagtttaaccggcgcacacaacaccttgccggtcttcgtagctccgacttaagaggaatgtcccgtcttcgcgacccagcggaatatgtatcgaaagcaaaatatagatgggccggtcacatcatgagaaggatcgacgatagatggactaaaagaacgctaaagtggatcccaagggtgaaagctaaacgcccccgagggagaccgccaacgagatggggtgaagtgttcgctgcacggatggaccagctgagagctcagctggatacggctcaaggacctcgtcaacgtcactcgcgaagcttgagaacatcttggatgacaatggcgagggaacgaaacgagtggaagagatgctggggcccgcacgtcgagtgaagacgggccatctaagtatctaagtatctaatGTATGCCGAGCCTTATGATTTTTGTCGGCAATGTATATGTataatgtaaatgtaaaatgtatatgtataatgtataatataatactatatgtgtatatatataatgtataatgTGTATAATGTAAGACCAAAAATTCTCAACATTCTTTACTTATTGCGAGCATCATTTTAGTcccgtcgccttcgtcagagcgtGAAAGCTCAGGACATTTCGTAAATATCATCTCACTCGCTTCTTTCAAAACTAATTATAACCCCATTAGAGATCAGATCTCAatctaaaaaagcaaaagaaaccaCGAAGTCGGAGCGCTTACCTCAGGTTGCCGTGATATTACCGGATCATGTTGTGATAGAATTCTTCTGCTTATACTGATTAAGATGTAAACTAAGTGCCCTTAAAGATTCTAATAAAGAGCCACTTTTTGCACTCATTTATGCactctttgtttctttccatctattctttctattcttgGAGCTTTAGCGTTTACCTGGAAGACCTCTAAGATCTGCGAGCTACAATTGCGGTTTCGCAAAATAGGATCTTGCCAGCTATGCTGAAAAGAGCGTTTTCATGGCATCGTCGATAATACGTTCCGAGGGGGGTCATAGCATTTGAGCGTTTCGTCCTACTATGATGTTCTTTTCATACAACACAGAGtggtcgccctgtttcgccaatttATTGCCTCCCACATATTTGGCAAAGCGTTGAATAGACTGCACCAAAAAACATGCCGAATAGGGTATATTGCGCAGTTTTGAGCTCTACCGAAGCATTCGAACATTCTATTCCAAGACAACGGCCTCTTgagatttttaatttgttcctacgaatAAAGCGTAAAGGACAAATTGTCTTGCGTTAGttagtccgcttgggatacgccaccacgtttacttcaatcaagaatcgtttgaagtttacgaacgtg
The Necator americanus strain Aroian chromosome I, whole genome shotgun sequence genome window above contains:
- a CDS encoding hypothetical protein (NECATOR_CHRI.G3343.T1) — its product is MNIALLLFVYSCTLLSAIRAAVSVLVSVDGAAPQDKQVVRTVCSNPPTKNDKVRVTFQDLHNNIRKDLATGKVEDYGGRLPGSTNLFMMSYNCELEGLALALTRACIPPGEMSKVIAGKSINYEIIRKHSGTPSDDDAVEDIKQLMEKWKDSRYNVNFNKSTVIYGDENAAPFARIVYKRSISLGCAVTYCPPKRTAYTCAYSESPVIGEPLYSPSKKSTGCTSNSQCRKAIPGSSTFCNTHLNLCTTSLLALNDSTSTVATTEPQTTVESTAAKTSSAASQSTATAENSQSTAAATTSQTTTAATTSQTTAAATTSQTTAAATTSQTTAAATTSQTTAAATTSQTTAAASVTTPADSSGVMTDAIRQLVVDKHNTDRSLLAQGAIRNGKPGKPNLGPATNMLRMRYDIALEAKAQAYANTCALTKSAVSTRPDSGENTNVIQSTTIAISDALTRSMQTWWNQISINGLNAKLLYTSTLDTRSNAPLEFTQMAWATTYKVGCGVSRCSSSTFVVCRYNPRGNIIGEHIYMVGSNCLTCLNSCRDALCATPSQ
- a CDS encoding hypothetical protein (NECATOR_CHRI.G3343.T2); translation: MPVVDPHHQRSQAVSLPIRNSPHNDVRVGDSSAPSKVMERLDCTERKLLGGYLATFGDGSEESVGFELEESPGRNRKFWTGVAKEDLGTLGVDGQFRRSVKFWRDTIPQSDRGVNPRPKIDMADLKDEECNSTSTVATTEPQTTVESTAAKTSSAASQSTATAENSQSTAAATTSQTTTAATTSQTTAAATTSQTTAAATTSQTTAAATTSQTTAAATTSQTTAAASVTTPADSSGVMTDAIRQLVVDKHNTDRSLLAQGAIRNGKPGKPNLGPATNMLRMRYDIALEAKAQAYANTCALTKSAVSTRPDSGENTNVIQSTTIAISDALTRVGRRPVVKAKLAVAWLLSLGKSLFATPAYSLPQYPAHWALPSQTSDGNTRTTRHGDCLRLCTYNARTVSTDADLHVLLEAAERIKFHVNFLALQEAKYRRSDVRQMNDGTLVIRGEKVPSRNVGGVGFVVHPSVVHLVDSHEILSPRLAILRLRPLRQKSISIINCYSPTSAADDSELDAFYEELEEVVRNEKSFYKFVVGDFNAKLEKATEEEYRIGRFGLGDRNENGNRLAAACPPLASFMGTLFS
- a CDS encoding hypothetical protein (NECATOR_CHRI.G3344.T1), with protein sequence MNDGTLVIRGEKVPSRNVGGVGFVVHPSVVHLVDSHEILSPRLAILRLRPLRQKSISIINCYSPTSAADDSELDAFYEELEEVVRNEKSFYKFVVGDFNAKLEKATEEEYRIGRFGLGDRNENGNRLAAACPPLASFMGTLFS
- a CDS encoding hypothetical protein (NECATOR_CHRI.G3345.T1), giving the protein MRLSHTMEKNICCRQRRRKEVVYDDCVLQDSLSQGDWHIEEDPSMDYEMLLRGLRACAERASKSRTTNLDRISKTNKELLGRRRALRLDPNASHIERLVANTSCRKTLQEDLLKYRQKKILEAAQRRTSLKKCRRDLREYNIPLAILQSEDGTRTSSRREMEIITERFYSNLFRSSTPVSSPIIPTGEAPPRILPSEVRVAIKSMKPGTAL
- a CDS encoding hypothetical protein (NECATOR_CHRI.G3346.T1), with translation MTSYLQKERFPDQWKTSQTVLIHKKGDREDLRNYRPICLLSVLYKVFTKIILTRISRTLDEAQPQEQAGFRQGFSCLDHIQTVSRVIEVCREYCLPLVLTFVDYEKAFDSVETNAILSALVDQGVDASYVRTLVNCYERCTTRIQLFHRPLTIPIGEGARQGDTISPKLFTAALQWIMKSLSWEERGIRVDGRFLSNLRLADESFFFRAVPMKQK
- a CDS encoding hypothetical protein (NECATOR_CHRI.G3347.T1); amino-acid sequence: MGSIRSVREATDQLTDQDLRAHLFDSTVLPSLCYAAETWANTAATSRKLLTTHRVLERCLLKFNRRTQHLAGLRSSDLRGMSRLRDPAEYVSKAKYRWAGHIMRRIDDRWTKRTLKWIPRVKAKRPRGRPPTRWGEVFAARMDQLRAQLDTAQGPRQRHSRSLRTSWMTMARERNEWKRCWGPHVE